Proteins found in one Pyrus communis chromosome 15, drPyrComm1.1, whole genome shotgun sequence genomic segment:
- the LOC137716863 gene encoding nucleobase-ascorbate transporter 3-like has product MLPEGIFGAAVGTTASVENVGLLGLTHIGSRRAVQISTTFMFFFSIFGSFSPSVRHVMTHAWVYCFVFDSVKLRLSGKFGAFFASIPLSIFAAMYCVLFGIVAAVGITFIQFANNNSLRNIYVLGLSLFLGISIPQYFVSNTTPNGFGPVKTDGIWFDDILNTIFSSSPTVATIVGTLLDNTLHARHAANDRGLAWWRPFRSRKGDARNEEFYSLPVRIREYIPTRFLY; this is encoded by the exons ATGCTGCCTGAAGGTATTTTTGGCGCTGCTGTCGGTACTACAGCATCCGT CGAAAACGTTGGCCTGCTTGGATTGACACACATAGGGAGCAGAAGAGCAGTGCAGATTTCAACCACTTTCATGTTCTTCTTCTCTATATTTGGTTCGTTCTCTCCTTCCGTTAGACATGTCATGACTCATGCCTGGGTTTACTGCTTTGTGTTTGACAGTGTTAAGTTGCGTCTTTCAGGGAAGTTTGGAGCCTTTTTTGCATCAATTCCTTTGTCGATATTTGCTGCCATGTACTGTGTTTTATTTGGAATCGTCG CTGCTGTTGGTATCACATTCATTCAGTTTGCAAATAATAATTCATTGAGAAACATCTATGTTTTGGGTCTATCCCTGTTTCTTGGGATCTCGATACCTCAATATTTTGTCTCGAACACCACCCCGAATGGTTTCGGGCCAGTCAAAACGGATGGCATATGG TTTGATGACATACTGAACACGATCTTCTCTTCGAGCCCAACAGTGGCGACGATCGTGGGCACGCTGCTGGATAACACGCTTCACGCCAGGCATGCGGCCAACGACAGAGGACTTGCATGGTGGAGACCCTTCCGGAGCAGGAAAGGAGATGCTAGAAATGAGGAGTTTTATAGTCTACCTGTTAGGATACGGGAGTACATACCTACCAGATTTCTCTATTAA